Proteins encoded in a region of the Massilia sp. UMI-21 genome:
- a CDS encoding PAAR domain-containing protein produces MSHKRYTIRDGARTTADGIVRASSSFTSLDGVALAREGDPVDCRACGEEGVIGCVMPRLFEQSEGKECALSEDLCICACSPPARLIADQSSDCQIVSDAQPA; encoded by the coding sequence GTGAGCCACAAGCGCTATACCATCCGCGACGGCGCCAGGACCACCGCCGACGGCATCGTCAGGGCTTCCAGCAGCTTCACCAGCCTTGATGGCGTGGCGCTCGCGCGCGAGGGCGATCCGGTCGATTGTCGCGCATGTGGCGAAGAGGGCGTGATCGGGTGCGTCATGCCGCGCCTGTTTGAGCAGTCCGAAGGCAAGGAGTGTGCGCTGAGCGAGGACCTGTGCATCTGCGCCTGCTCGCCGCCGGCCCGCCTGATTGCCGACCAGTCCAGCGACTGCCAGATCGTCAGCGACGCGCAGCCGGCGTAG
- a CDS encoding DNA internalization-related competence protein ComEC/Rec2: MRCAILAFLAGICWLQTRADLPAPHMLAGALVLALALCALRRHIAVVIAAAILGAVWAAWMAQLALADALPREQEGKDVAIVGTVDSLPHEFEGGTRFNLRVESILTPDAAVPRRIALSWYGGRGSGKETAQAVQPGERWQLLVRLQRPHGNANPYGFDHEAWLLEQGVRATGYVRPAGARNRRLDAFVPRFTHVVERARAGLRRHMFAQLAGKRYAGVIVALVIGDQRGIPQSDWDVFNRTGISHLVSISGLHITMLAGLAAWGVSFLWRRSCFVDGAALPLRLPAQKAAALGGALVGLLYVLLAGFGVPAQRTFYMLAVVAAALWCGRVVTLSHMLCLALLVVLLIDPWAVLGAGFWLSFGAVAVILYANMGRIPGPAGWRRSLGTAAHTQYAVTVGLVPLTMFLFAQVSLASPLANAVAIPVVSLVVTPLALLGALLPAPLAGWVLGLAHLGIEWLAAGLTVLAASPLAVLHAPAPQPWVFALALAGTAWMLAPRGWPRRWAGLAAWAPMLTQLPGAPAAGGFTVTAFDVGQGMALLVETQRHRLLYDAGPQYGPGADAAGRILLPYLRGRGIGALDGLVISHSDVDHAGGARTVLAGVEVAQLHSSLPGGHPAVRAARRHSRCAAGQAWRWDGVRFEMLGPPAQSYAEVGLKANARSCVLRVSAAGRAMLLAADIEAAQEAQLLERAAGRLRADVLLAPHHGSGTSSTAAFLAAVEPTVGIFQVGHRNRYRHPKQEVYARYGSLGIRRLRTDQAGAVTLRFGPGLALSEYRVEQRRYWHGR; this comes from the coding sequence ATGCGCTGCGCCATCCTCGCTTTCCTTGCCGGGATATGCTGGCTGCAGACGCGCGCGGACTTGCCGGCGCCGCACATGCTGGCTGGCGCGCTGGTGCTCGCGCTGGCGCTGTGCGCGCTGCGCCGCCACATCGCGGTCGTGATCGCTGCCGCCATCCTCGGCGCGGTGTGGGCGGCCTGGATGGCGCAGCTGGCGCTGGCCGACGCGCTGCCGCGCGAGCAGGAAGGCAAGGACGTCGCCATCGTCGGCACGGTCGACAGCCTGCCGCACGAATTCGAGGGCGGCACGCGCTTCAACCTGCGCGTCGAGAGCATACTGACGCCCGATGCCGCCGTTCCGCGGCGCATTGCGCTCTCGTGGTACGGCGGCCGTGGCAGCGGCAAGGAGACGGCGCAAGCCGTGCAGCCCGGCGAACGCTGGCAGCTGCTGGTGCGCCTGCAGCGGCCGCACGGCAATGCCAACCCCTACGGCTTCGACCACGAGGCCTGGCTGCTCGAGCAGGGCGTGCGCGCCACCGGCTACGTGCGGCCGGCCGGGGCGCGCAACCGCCGTCTCGACGCCTTCGTGCCGCGCTTCACGCACGTGGTCGAACGGGCCCGGGCCGGCTTGCGCCGCCACATGTTCGCGCAGCTCGCGGGCAAGCGCTATGCCGGGGTGATCGTGGCGCTGGTGATCGGCGACCAGCGCGGCATCCCGCAGTCGGATTGGGACGTCTTCAACCGCACCGGCATCAGCCACCTGGTCTCGATCTCGGGCCTGCACATCACGATGCTGGCGGGCCTGGCGGCGTGGGGAGTGTCCTTCCTGTGGCGCCGCTCCTGCTTCGTCGACGGCGCCGCCTTGCCGCTGCGCCTGCCGGCCCAGAAGGCGGCGGCCCTGGGCGGTGCGCTGGTGGGCTTGCTGTACGTGCTGCTGGCCGGCTTCGGCGTGCCGGCCCAGCGCACCTTCTACATGCTGGCGGTGGTGGCGGCCGCGCTCTGGTGCGGGCGGGTCGTGACGCTGTCGCACATGCTGTGCCTGGCGTTGCTGGTCGTGCTGCTGATCGATCCCTGGGCGGTGCTGGGCGCCGGTTTCTGGCTGTCCTTCGGCGCGGTGGCGGTGATCCTGTATGCGAACATGGGACGGATACCGGGGCCGGCCGGCTGGCGCCGCAGCCTGGGGACGGCGGCGCACACGCAGTACGCCGTGACCGTCGGCCTGGTCCCGCTGACGATGTTCCTGTTCGCGCAGGTATCGCTGGCCAGCCCGCTTGCGAATGCGGTCGCGATTCCCGTGGTCAGCCTGGTGGTGACGCCGCTGGCCCTGCTGGGCGCCTTGCTGCCGGCGCCGCTGGCCGGGTGGGTGCTGGGCCTGGCCCACCTGGGGATCGAGTGGCTGGCCGCGGGCCTGACGGTGCTGGCCGCCAGCCCGCTCGCGGTCCTGCATGCGCCGGCGCCGCAGCCCTGGGTGTTCGCGCTGGCGCTGGCCGGCACCGCCTGGATGCTGGCGCCGCGCGGTTGGCCGCGGCGCTGGGCCGGCCTGGCGGCGTGGGCGCCGATGCTGACCCAGCTGCCCGGCGCGCCCGCGGCCGGCGGCTTCACCGTCACCGCCTTCGACGTGGGGCAGGGCATGGCCCTGCTGGTCGAGACGCAGCGCCACCGGCTGCTGTACGACGCCGGGCCGCAATATGGGCCGGGCGCCGACGCGGCCGGGCGCATCCTGCTGCCCTACCTGCGCGGGCGCGGTATCGGCGCGCTCGATGGCCTGGTGATCTCGCACAGCGACGTCGATCATGCCGGCGGCGCGCGCACCGTGCTGGCCGGCGTCGAGGTCGCGCAGCTGCATTCCTCGCTACCCGGCGGCCACCCGGCGGTGCGCGCCGCGCGGCGCCACAGCCGCTGCGCGGCGGGGCAGGCCTGGCGCTGGGACGGCGTGCGCTTCGAGATGCTGGGGCCGCCGGCGCAATCGTATGCCGAGGTGGGCCTGAAGGCGAATGCACGCAGTTGCGTGCTGCGCGTGAGCGCCGCCGGCCGTGCCATGCTGCTGGCGGCCGACATCGAAGCGGCGCAGGAGGCGCAACTGCTGGAACGGGCGGCCGGCCGCCTGCGCGCCGATGTCCTGCTGGCGCCGCACCACGGCAGCGGCACCTCGTCCACGGCAGCCTTCCTGGCGGCGGTCGAGCCCACGGTCGGCATCTTCCAGGTGGGCCATCGCAACCGCTATCGCCACCCGAAGCAGGAGGTCTATGCGCGCTATGGCAGCCTGGGCATCCGCCGCCTGCGCACCGACCAGGCCGGCGCGGTCACGCTGCGCTTCGGCCCCGGGCTGGCGCTGAGCGAATACCGCGTCGAGCAGCGCCGCTACTGGCACGGCCGCTAG